From the genome of Pseudomonas sp. TMP9, one region includes:
- a CDS encoding phage tail protein, translating into MTDLTETTQWAPGIYQLETSDPVLAGPEGIDNLQAKQLANRTAWLKQQVESAQAGMIVHASAPDPHKQYRLRGVFTSLSSNTTLTAAHEGVIVLDATAGDRTLTLPVNDAAFGVRDLLIRRTDNSGNRAKVQASGADKIKFHTHLNAAGYSFLYLMGAGDWWHLRSDGAGGWWLIGRHDSTPLGRLSFETSTAIQPGGYALPHGVLLVRAEWPWVWDHAQASGMLVDDAGRAGFEGCWTRGDGATTVRSPDVRAEFLRALDEGRGIDASRIAGSYQKGSLVAVDVNAPAPFSPGSNIADAAASRMRLGVDAATLSDYTGASISGSNPDVIYPLSGGAEAVSGVSRSRNLAPPGRIKLI; encoded by the coding sequence ATGACAGACCTCACCGAAACGACACAGTGGGCACCGGGCATCTATCAGCTTGAAACCAGCGACCCTGTGCTCGCTGGCCCGGAAGGGATCGACAATTTACAGGCTAAACAGCTGGCCAATCGCACGGCCTGGCTAAAACAGCAGGTGGAGTCCGCGCAAGCAGGGATGATCGTTCATGCGTCAGCCCCCGATCCACACAAGCAGTACCGCTTGCGTGGGGTATTCACCAGCCTCAGTTCCAACACCACGCTTACCGCCGCCCATGAAGGCGTGATCGTGCTGGATGCAACGGCAGGCGATCGCACGCTAACGCTGCCGGTCAACGATGCCGCGTTTGGCGTGCGTGACCTGCTCATCCGCCGAACGGACAACAGCGGCAACCGGGCCAAGGTGCAGGCCAGTGGTGCGGACAAAATCAAGTTTCACACCCACCTTAATGCAGCCGGGTACAGCTTTTTGTACCTGATGGGTGCGGGCGACTGGTGGCACCTGCGTAGCGACGGAGCTGGTGGCTGGTGGCTAATTGGCCGGCATGACAGCACGCCACTTGGACGCCTGAGCTTTGAAACATCAACCGCAATCCAGCCGGGCGGCTATGCGTTGCCGCACGGCGTGCTTCTTGTTCGCGCGGAATGGCCCTGGGTGTGGGACCACGCCCAGGCCAGCGGCATGCTTGTTGATGATGCTGGGCGCGCAGGTTTTGAGGGCTGCTGGACGCGCGGGGATGGTGCTACGACTGTGCGGTCGCCAGATGTGCGCGCTGAGTTCTTGCGTGCATTAGACGAGGGTCGAGGGATTGACGCGTCTCGCATTGCGGGCAGCTATCAGAAGGGGTCGCTTGTCGCTGTAGATGTAAACGCTCCTGCCCCTTTCTCGCCTGGTTCCAACATTGCGGATGCTGCCGCATCAAGGATGCGGCTTGGCGTCGATGCCGCCACTTTATCTGATTACACAGGCGCTTCCATATCAGGTTCAAACCCTGACGTTATCTACCCACTATCTGGCGGTGCCGAGGCCGTTTCGGGCGTATCACGCTCCCGCAACCTCGCGCCCCCCGGTCGCATCAAACTAATCTGA
- a CDS encoding phage tail protein, producing MAEQQLPPALAGDERFAQLCELLAETYADLDIGAIAVYLVDHVKASLLPTLAEQFSLLDEAAWLLAESEYTSRNLIKNAVTLHRYKGTPWAIREVIRLLGFGEVTLQEGLAGHTRNGSISHDGNQVHGDPGSWPIYRVFLQRAITNDQAVLLRSLLLTIAPARCRLASLDYQAVAIRHNSVASRDGQYNYGSS from the coding sequence ATGGCTGAGCAGCAACTGCCACCGGCGCTGGCTGGTGATGAGCGCTTCGCTCAGCTGTGCGAGCTACTCGCAGAGACTTACGCCGACCTCGATATCGGGGCGATAGCGGTTTACCTGGTCGACCACGTAAAGGCATCACTGCTGCCGACTTTGGCAGAGCAGTTCTCCTTGCTCGATGAAGCGGCCTGGCTGCTTGCCGAGTCCGAATATACCAGCCGCAACTTGATCAAAAACGCCGTCACCTTGCACCGCTATAAGGGCACGCCCTGGGCGATTCGTGAGGTGATTCGGCTTTTGGGCTTCGGTGAAGTAACCCTGCAAGAGGGCCTAGCCGGCCACACCCGCAACGGCTCCATCAGCCACGACGGCAACCAAGTGCACGGTGACCCAGGCTCCTGGCCCATTTACCGAGTGTTCCTTCAGCGTGCCATCACCAACGACCAGGCCGTGCTGCTGCGTAGCCTGTTACTCACTATCGCGCCAGCGCGTTGCCGCCTGGCATCGCTCGACTATCAGGCCGTCGCGATCCGCCATAACAGCGTGGCAAGCCGGGACGGCCAATACAACTACGGGAGCAGCTAA
- a CDS encoding baseplate J/gp47 family protein, producing the protein MRALPPPEFVKIDPAAIEASLISRYEAKSGKTLYPAQIERLFIDQVAYSQSLALMAIQHAGEQLLVRFSSAPILDYLGELVGTPRLLAKSARCTLQFSVSEVATLPLLIPAGTQVTNQDGRLVFTTDADATIQAGQIQVHVSASCETAGFEGNGWAAGQISVLPNSPFDGLVASNVTVPVDGADKEQDDRYRERIILAPEAYTNAGSRGSYRYHALSVHQSIIDVAVHGPDDGQLDGHVAVYPLTASGLPSAEMLALVLNDLSGEKRRPLCDTVHALAPPEVAFVIQASLTFYATADRAGAMKQAQIAADAWAADRRAGLGRDIVPEQLTAVLQVAGVYRAAVALPVLTDVQSHQWANCTGIVLTDAGVVDG; encoded by the coding sequence ATGCGCGCTCTGCCGCCGCCTGAATTCGTCAAGATCGACCCTGCCGCCATTGAGGCTTCTCTGATCTCTCGGTACGAAGCTAAGTCCGGTAAGACCTTGTATCCGGCACAGATAGAGCGTCTGTTTATCGATCAGGTGGCCTACTCGCAGTCCCTGGCGCTGATGGCTATCCAGCATGCCGGCGAGCAGCTCCTGGTACGTTTCAGCTCAGCCCCGATCCTCGATTACCTGGGCGAGCTGGTTGGAACGCCGCGTTTGCTCGCGAAATCTGCACGCTGCACTCTGCAGTTCAGCGTCAGCGAGGTCGCGACACTGCCGCTGCTCATCCCTGCCGGCACCCAGGTGACCAACCAGGATGGTCGTCTGGTTTTCACTACCGACGCGGATGCCACCATCCAAGCTGGGCAGATCCAAGTGCATGTCTCGGCATCTTGCGAGACGGCAGGCTTCGAAGGAAACGGCTGGGCTGCGGGGCAGATCAGTGTATTACCAAACTCTCCCTTCGACGGACTGGTGGCCAGCAATGTGACCGTGCCGGTCGATGGTGCCGACAAAGAGCAGGATGACCGCTACCGTGAGCGCATCATCCTGGCCCCTGAGGCTTACACCAACGCCGGCAGTCGGGGCTCCTACCGTTACCACGCGCTGTCGGTTCACCAGTCGATCATCGACGTGGCCGTGCATGGCCCGGACGATGGTCAACTGGATGGCCATGTCGCCGTCTACCCGCTGACCGCTAGTGGCTTGCCGTCTGCAGAGATGCTCGCCCTTGTGCTAAACGACCTGAGCGGCGAGAAGCGCCGACCGTTGTGCGACACCGTGCATGCCTTGGCACCTCCCGAGGTTGCGTTCGTCATTCAGGCCAGCCTGACTTTTTATGCAACTGCAGACCGAGCAGGAGCTATGAAGCAGGCTCAAATAGCCGCCGATGCTTGGGCTGCTGATCGACGTGCTGGCCTGGGCCGAGACATTGTTCCCGAGCAGCTAACGGCCGTGCTGCAGGTGGCCGGGGTGTACCGCGCCGCTGTGGCCCTGCCGGTGCTGACTGACGTGCAGTCGCACCAGTGGGCCAACTGTACTGGCATCGTGCTGACGGACGCCGGGGTGGTCGATGGCTGA
- a CDS encoding GPW/gp25 family protein has translation MTTPTPYTSITSAHWQPALGTPGEVVEGLRDIDQAIRIILITPRGSDPHRPEFGSDIHLYIDWPTNRVVPHLVREAVEAIRRWEPRVTVVTVLVEIVEERITLRVQWKLADGVIQQTEVPYARSAAA, from the coding sequence ATGACCACGCCCACCCCCTATACCAGCATTACCTCCGCCCACTGGCAGCCGGCTCTCGGTACGCCCGGTGAAGTGGTCGAGGGCCTGCGTGATATCGACCAGGCCATTCGCATCATCCTGATCACGCCGCGTGGCAGCGACCCCCACCGTCCTGAGTTCGGCAGCGACATCCACCTCTATATCGACTGGCCCACCAACCGCGTAGTGCCGCACCTGGTCCGCGAGGCTGTGGAAGCCATTCGCCGTTGGGAACCCCGCGTCACGGTGGTGACGGTACTGGTCGAGATCGTGGAGGAGCGCATCACTCTGCGCGTGCAGTGGAAGTTGGCTGATGGGGTTATCCAGCAAACCGAGGTGCCCTATGCGCGCTCTGCCGCCGCCTGA
- a CDS encoding DUF6338 family protein, producing the protein MGKITPVNKQGIIMDIWEVDKLVIFIAFVVPGFISLKTYSLLQPADNKDTSQQLVDAVAYSSVNYALLLGPIYAVEYSGLQTISPTLYVLFYVMVLLVAPVLWAWAFLRLRKTQLLQRSVAHPTGRPWDFVFSQRMHYWVIATLIDGRQISGRFGGKSFASSSPSPEQIYLEEAWIMSEGGGFERARTDSAGIIILAKEIATLELFHVRDAQQGEEA; encoded by the coding sequence ATGGGCAAGATCACTCCAGTAAACAAACAAGGAATCATCATGGACATCTGGGAAGTCGACAAACTGGTGATTTTTATAGCCTTCGTGGTGCCGGGCTTTATCAGTCTGAAAACCTATTCGCTGTTACAACCAGCCGACAATAAAGACACATCGCAGCAGTTGGTCGATGCCGTCGCATATAGCTCTGTTAACTACGCGCTGCTGCTAGGTCCCATTTACGCTGTCGAGTACAGCGGCCTTCAAACCATCAGCCCAACACTTTACGTACTGTTCTATGTGATGGTGCTGCTGGTCGCTCCTGTCCTTTGGGCTTGGGCCTTTCTGCGACTGCGCAAAACCCAGCTTCTTCAACGATCAGTAGCCCATCCGACAGGTAGGCCATGGGACTTTGTTTTCAGTCAGCGTATGCACTACTGGGTGATTGCTACGCTGATTGACGGACGTCAGATTTCAGGAAGGTTTGGGGGGAAATCGTTTGCCTCAAGCAGCCCATCGCCGGAGCAAATATATCTAGAAGAAGCATGGATCATGAGTGAAGGCGGAGGGTTTGAGCGCGCCCGAACTGATTCAGCAGGGATCATTATTCTCGCCAAAGAAATAGCAACCCTTGAGCTGTTCCACGTCAGAGATGCACAACAAGGAGAGGAAGCATGA
- a CDS encoding phage baseplate assembly protein V, which produces MSSETLDGLQFGLVSSVDYISCRVKVRLEEFEGLESWWLKVPQRHTKATKSRPLMPEIGEQVAVLLQRDGVNGVVLGGIYSTAEPPPVTDENTHYLRFNDGTTLTYDRASHALVADCAGSALIKTATTVTVEAGQPVLVVAPRVTLDTPETILTGSLQVAGAVTLAAGLQAVGDIQTQGKVLDQGGNSNHHSH; this is translated from the coding sequence ATGAGCAGTGAAACGCTGGACGGCCTGCAGTTCGGATTGGTCAGCTCGGTGGACTACATCAGCTGCAGGGTGAAGGTGCGGCTGGAGGAGTTCGAGGGCTTAGAGAGCTGGTGGCTAAAGGTGCCACAACGGCACACCAAGGCCACCAAGAGCCGCCCACTGATGCCGGAGATCGGCGAGCAGGTGGCTGTGCTGCTTCAGCGCGACGGCGTCAACGGGGTGGTGCTGGGCGGGATCTATTCGACCGCCGAACCGCCACCCGTAACGGACGAGAACACCCACTACCTGCGCTTCAACGACGGTACGACCCTAACCTATGACCGAGCCAGCCATGCGCTGGTAGCTGACTGCGCAGGGAGCGCACTGATCAAGACCGCCACCACGGTTACTGTTGAGGCCGGTCAGCCAGTGCTGGTAGTAGCGCCCAGGGTTACCTTGGATACGCCTGAAACAATCTTGACCGGTAGCCTGCAGGTTGCTGGGGCGGTCACTCTGGCCGCAGGCCTGCAGGCTGTTGGGGATATCCAGACTCAGGGCAAGGTGCTGGATCAGGGCGGAAATTCGAACCATCACAGCCATTAA
- a CDS encoding contractile injection system protein, VgrG/Pvc8 family, with protein sequence MVQVIDIPGRDTAEPTVWRIGYQGRDLTADLAPYVLGVTWTDYLSGQSDEISIELEDTDDKWLTSWYPIKGDALTLSMTYPGQAPLNCGSFEVDEINVSGPPSTVVMRGLAAGISKGVRTRKGYAYESTTLAEIAAQLAKRNKFELVGEIKPLRIDRITQFQERDLAFITRVGRQYGYAVKLRENKLIFTAMAGLRDGAPVRTISRKECSRYDIKDKIKDVFRTAKNTHHDPDTQKTISSQAQDTRAPDSQVGMETSADELRINQRAPDAASAQAQADAALGEANDERAGGSLTLPADRRLVAGAVVTLDATWGRMAGDYLINQARHNKRRSSGTTADIEIRRVTAAPVPAMPYLTGESSQTNAEATA encoded by the coding sequence GTGGTTCAAGTGATCGATATCCCTGGTCGTGACACGGCCGAGCCTACCGTGTGGCGTATTGGCTATCAGGGCCGCGACCTGACAGCCGATCTGGCCCCCTACGTGCTGGGCGTGACTTGGACGGATTACCTCAGCGGCCAGTCTGACGAGATCAGCATCGAGCTGGAAGACACCGACGACAAGTGGCTCACCAGTTGGTACCCAATCAAGGGTGACGCGCTGACCTTGAGCATGACCTATCCAGGGCAGGCCCCATTGAACTGCGGCAGCTTTGAGGTGGATGAGATCAACGTCAGTGGGCCGCCCTCGACGGTGGTCATGCGCGGTTTGGCGGCGGGTATCAGCAAGGGCGTGCGCACCCGCAAGGGCTATGCCTATGAGAGCACCACGCTTGCCGAGATCGCTGCACAGTTGGCCAAGCGCAATAAATTCGAGCTGGTTGGCGAGATCAAGCCTCTGCGGATCGACCGCATCACCCAGTTCCAGGAGCGTGACTTGGCTTTTATCACCCGCGTGGGCCGGCAGTATGGCTATGCCGTCAAACTGCGTGAGAACAAGCTGATCTTCACGGCCATGGCTGGCCTACGCGATGGGGCACCGGTACGCACCATCAGCCGCAAGGAGTGCAGCCGTTACGACATTAAAGACAAGATCAAGGATGTGTTCCGCACAGCCAAGAACACCCACCACGACCCGGACACCCAGAAAACTATCAGCAGCCAGGCGCAGGACACCCGCGCCCCGGATAGCCAGGTGGGCATGGAGACCAGCGCCGACGAACTGCGCATTAACCAGCGCGCCCCGGACGCCGCCAGCGCCCAAGCCCAGGCTGATGCGGCCCTCGGTGAGGCCAATGACGAGCGTGCCGGTGGCAGCCTGACCCTGCCTGCAGACCGTCGCCTGGTGGCTGGCGCAGTGGTGACACTGGATGCCACTTGGGGGCGTATGGCCGGTGACTATCTGATCAACCAAGCGCGCCACAACAAACGCCGCAGCAGCGGCACCACGGCCGATATCGAGATCCGCCGAGTCACGGCCGCGCCGGTACCGGCGATGCCATATCTGACCGGTGAATCCAGCCAGACCAACGCCGAGGCAACCGCATGA
- a CDS encoding tail protein X, with protein sequence MPAEYLTHTTVEGERWDQLAFIYYGDAMRYEPIVRANPQVPITRSLTSGLTLRIPVLDVVTSSEDLPPWFK encoded by the coding sequence GTGCCTGCCGAATATCTAACCCACACCACCGTTGAGGGGGAGCGTTGGGATCAGCTGGCCTTCATCTATTACGGCGATGCCATGCGCTATGAGCCGATTGTCCGTGCCAACCCGCAGGTGCCAATAACCCGCTCACTTACCTCTGGGCTGACCTTGCGCATTCCCGTGCTCGATGTCGTTACCAGCAGCGAGGATCTGCCGCCGTGGTTCAAGTGA
- a CDS encoding phage tail protein, protein MWAVLGDIEFEVKYHPGRQDERSAADYAQHALIQGKPRAEWVGDSLDELTLELTLHSMLVDPELQIRRLKAAKSAHEPLPYVLGSGDYRGIYLLTEVSVTTRKTDAEGRLVSATVSINLLEYSGKYTKPLPKPRALVSNLAANPLARIDGATPALVTPTQKVLGLAKTAANYLQAGVEALSFVKNLRDNPLAMLSQAPRLLGLAGQALAPFQGLQSAAAEMLASGADLVTMGNNVASDVRQAVEVVQSLRNNPLALLDQAPQLLGRISQGMPLDGLQSSAVSLLAGGSDLLKLGVDAAGDVQRAVAAFSPVSVESVVGKVDYASSQMQLAVSRLDASSTRLASLAVNVITRRA, encoded by the coding sequence ATGTGGGCAGTACTCGGCGATATCGAATTTGAAGTGAAGTATCACCCTGGCCGGCAAGATGAGCGTTCAGCCGCGGACTATGCCCAGCATGCGCTGATTCAGGGCAAGCCACGTGCGGAATGGGTGGGCGACAGCCTGGACGAACTGACGCTGGAGCTGACCCTGCACTCGATGCTGGTCGACCCCGAGCTGCAGATCCGTCGCCTCAAGGCGGCGAAGAGTGCCCATGAGCCGCTGCCGTATGTGCTGGGCTCGGGTGACTATCGCGGGATCTACCTGCTGACTGAGGTGTCGGTGACCACCCGCAAGACCGATGCCGAAGGGCGGCTGGTTTCCGCAACGGTGAGCATCAACCTGCTGGAGTACTCCGGTAAATACACCAAGCCGTTGCCCAAGCCTCGGGCGCTGGTGTCCAACCTAGCCGCCAACCCGCTGGCCCGCATTGACGGGGCAACGCCTGCGCTGGTTACACCCACGCAAAAAGTGTTGGGCCTTGCTAAAACCGCTGCCAACTACCTGCAGGCCGGGGTGGAGGCCTTGAGTTTTGTAAAAAACCTTCGTGATAACCCACTTGCCATGCTGAGCCAGGCTCCGCGTTTGCTTGGGCTGGCTGGGCAAGCGTTGGCTCCATTCCAGGGGTTGCAGAGTGCGGCAGCCGAGATGCTAGCCAGTGGCGCTGACCTTGTGACCATGGGCAACAATGTGGCCAGTGATGTGCGCCAGGCGGTGGAAGTGGTTCAGAGCCTTCGCAATAACCCACTGGCGCTGCTCGATCAGGCTCCGCAGCTACTCGGTCGGATCAGCCAGGGGATGCCCTTGGATGGCCTGCAAAGCTCAGCGGTCAGTTTGCTGGCGGGTGGTAGCGACTTGTTGAAGCTGGGCGTTGATGCAGCTGGTGACGTGCAGCGCGCGGTCGCTGCCTTTAGTCCTGTGTCCGTTGAGAGCGTGGTGGGCAAAGTTGACTACGCGTCCAGTCAAATGCAGTTAGCCGTGAGCCGTTTGGATGCCAGCTCTACTCGCTTGGCCAGTCTGGCCGTCAATGTGATTACCAGGAGAGCCTGA
- a CDS encoding phage tail tape measure protein, with product MSNRSLRVGLEIGASARGVMPLLGGVRRTLMGLGDTAGKLTRQHAELGASIKRNLGTLAPSTVAALNRDYVRLGQTLDTVRRKQEQLTARLARRDQLRSQRAELRSGLLETVAIGASAALPVKLAIDYESAMADVKKVVDFDTPDGIVKLGDELLRMTRTLPLAASDLAAIAASGGQLGVAAADIPKFTETVAKMSTAFDMSAEEAGDSMAKLANVYKIPIAQIGRIGDAINHLSNSSPAKARDIVQGLNRVGGVAKQFGLVETQAAALVTAFVSLGKPPEVAGTAINGMLAKLATADKQPKKFQRALQEMGMTAEGLKASIGKDAQGTLTSFLNTISKVPKADQMGVLVDLFGLEYADDVAVLAGSMETYAKSLALVNKASDYDGSMEKEFQARASTTANNLQLLKNGMTELGINLGSAVLPGLNDLVSSLRPVVSGFATWAKENPELVSGVIKLVAGAVALKLGVVGLSYGLSLGASGLNGVGIAISLLSGKFTMMRAMLLLGGRLGPFITGLSLLRGGAMRLAPALGMARTAVLWLGRALLMNPIGLMITGIALGAYLIYRYWEPIKSFFGGLWTEIKAGFSGGLTGILGLLVNFSPLGMFYRAFSGVMNYFGIELPGKFTDFGSMLVTGLVNGIKSMAGAAKDAVVGLGDDVTGWFKDKLGIKSPSRVFMAAGANVSEGAAIGITAKQGLVKRAALGMAAATAITFATPQLAAADGPAATASRVANLARSAGSAALAGQSGGGVTIHYSPQITVQGGGPGTQEAVQQALQLSRNDLEKLMREVLADQQRRAF from the coding sequence GTGAGCAACCGTAGCCTTAGAGTAGGTCTTGAGATCGGCGCATCCGCCCGTGGGGTTATGCCCCTGTTGGGTGGTGTGCGCCGTACCCTGATGGGCCTGGGTGATACGGCCGGCAAGCTGACCCGGCAGCATGCCGAGCTGGGCGCTTCCATCAAGCGCAACCTTGGCACGTTGGCACCCAGTACCGTCGCCGCGCTCAACCGAGACTACGTGCGCCTTGGGCAGACCCTCGACACGGTGCGGCGCAAGCAGGAACAACTGACCGCTCGCCTGGCGCGCCGCGACCAGTTGCGCAGTCAGCGCGCCGAGCTGCGCTCTGGCTTGTTAGAAACCGTGGCAATCGGTGCCAGTGCGGCGCTGCCAGTGAAGCTGGCCATCGACTATGAGTCGGCCATGGCCGATGTGAAGAAGGTGGTCGACTTCGATACGCCGGATGGCATCGTCAAGCTCGGTGACGAGTTGCTGCGCATGACCCGAACACTGCCTTTGGCCGCTTCGGATCTGGCTGCCATTGCCGCCAGTGGTGGCCAACTGGGTGTGGCTGCAGCTGATATTCCCAAGTTCACCGAGACTGTGGCGAAGATGTCCACGGCCTTCGACATGTCGGCCGAGGAAGCCGGTGACTCGATGGCCAAGCTGGCCAACGTGTACAAGATCCCTATCGCGCAGATCGGCCGTATCGGCGATGCGATCAACCACCTGTCCAACTCCTCACCGGCCAAGGCGCGCGACATCGTTCAAGGCTTGAACCGGGTGGGTGGTGTGGCCAAGCAGTTTGGTCTGGTCGAGACCCAGGCAGCAGCTCTGGTCACCGCTTTTGTCAGCCTTGGCAAGCCGCCAGAAGTAGCCGGCACCGCCATCAACGGCATGCTGGCGAAGCTGGCCACCGCCGACAAGCAACCGAAGAAATTCCAGCGTGCCCTGCAGGAAATGGGCATGACGGCTGAAGGCTTGAAAGCCTCTATCGGCAAAGACGCTCAGGGGACACTGACCAGCTTCCTCAACACCATCAGCAAAGTCCCGAAAGCCGATCAAATGGGCGTTCTGGTCGACCTGTTTGGCTTGGAGTACGCCGATGATGTAGCGGTACTGGCGGGTTCGATGGAGACCTATGCCAAGTCCCTGGCCTTGGTAAACAAGGCCTCGGACTACGATGGCTCGATGGAGAAGGAATTCCAGGCGCGAGCATCTACCACTGCAAACAACTTGCAGCTGCTGAAAAACGGCATGACTGAGCTGGGGATCAATCTCGGCTCCGCTGTGCTGCCGGGATTGAATGATCTAGTCAGTTCACTACGTCCGGTAGTGTCTGGCTTTGCCACTTGGGCCAAAGAGAACCCGGAACTGGTCAGCGGCGTGATCAAGCTGGTGGCCGGAGCCGTTGCGCTGAAGCTGGGCGTCGTCGGCCTGTCGTATGGGCTGAGTCTCGGGGCTTCTGGCCTGAACGGCGTGGGCATCGCGATCTCGCTGCTATCCGGCAAGTTCACCATGATGCGCGCGATGCTATTGCTGGGTGGCCGGCTGGGGCCGTTCATCACCGGGCTTAGTCTGTTGCGTGGTGGGGCGATGCGGCTTGCGCCTGCCCTTGGCATGGCACGCACGGCGGTACTCTGGCTGGGCCGCGCACTTTTGATGAACCCCATCGGCCTGATGATCACTGGTATCGCGCTCGGTGCTTACCTGATTTACCGCTACTGGGAGCCGATCAAGAGCTTCTTCGGTGGGTTGTGGACGGAGATAAAAGCCGGTTTCAGCGGTGGTCTTACGGGCATTCTCGGGCTGCTGGTTAACTTCAGTCCGCTGGGCATGTTCTACCGGGCATTCAGCGGCGTGATGAACTACTTCGGGATCGAGCTACCGGGCAAGTTCACCGACTTTGGCAGCATGCTGGTTACTGGTTTGGTCAACGGTATCAAGAGCATGGCCGGGGCCGCCAAGGATGCCGTTGTTGGCCTAGGTGATGATGTTACCGGGTGGTTCAAAGACAAGTTGGGGATCAAAAGTCCAAGCCGCGTCTTCATGGCAGCTGGGGCCAACGTCTCGGAAGGCGCAGCGATTGGCATCACTGCCAAGCAGGGTCTGGTCAAGCGTGCCGCCTTGGGCATGGCTGCAGCGACGGCCATCACCTTTGCCACCCCGCAACTTGCTGCAGCTGATGGGCCAGCAGCAACGGCAAGCCGCGTGGCGAACTTGGCGCGCAGTGCAGGCTCGGCCGCATTGGCAGGTCAATCCGGTGGTGGCGTCACCATCCACTACTCCCCACAAATCACCGTCCAGGGCGGTGGCCCTGGTACCCAGGAGGCAGTGCAGCAAGCCCTGCAGCTTTCGCGTAATGACCTGGAGAAATTGATGCGTGAAGTCTTGGCGGATCAACAGCGGAGGGCCTTCTGA
- a CDS encoding phage tail assembly protein, translating into MADKTNVTLKYPFTTAAGQKVERLEFRRLTVKDLRAANEQASGNAAVEELVLMSRSVGLVTEDLDAMDIADYKAAQERFQKLSD; encoded by the coding sequence ATGGCCGATAAAACCAACGTCACTCTCAAGTATCCCTTCACCACTGCTGCCGGCCAGAAAGTAGAGCGATTGGAGTTCCGCCGCCTGACCGTTAAAGACTTGCGCGCAGCCAATGAGCAAGCCTCTGGCAATGCTGCAGTCGAGGAGCTGGTACTGATGTCGCGCTCCGTTGGTCTCGTTACTGAAGATCTGGATGCCATGGACATTGCGGACTACAAGGCTGCCCAGGAGCGATTTCAAAAACTGTCGGATTGA
- a CDS encoding phage major tail tube protein: MAGVNAHRITNANLYLDGQDFFAKSEEIELGSVKAVMSDFQGLGMVGLIELPDGLDKLEGKIVWNSLYKEAGSKLASPFKTVQLQCRSNVQVFNNSGLVDEIPLVTLMTIMPKEYNLGSFKPRDPSKFETPFSAIYVRQLLNGEEVLLLDYLANIFRVNGEDQLAKYRRNIGQA, from the coding sequence ATGGCAGGCGTAAACGCACATCGCATCACCAACGCCAACCTGTACCTGGATGGTCAGGATTTTTTCGCCAAGTCCGAGGAGATCGAGCTGGGCAGCGTCAAGGCGGTCATGTCCGACTTCCAGGGGCTGGGTATGGTTGGTTTGATCGAGCTGCCGGATGGCCTCGACAAGCTGGAAGGCAAGATCGTCTGGAACAGCCTGTACAAGGAAGCTGGCAGCAAATTGGCCAGCCCCTTCAAGACAGTGCAGTTGCAGTGCCGCAGCAACGTCCAGGTGTTTAACAACAGTGGCCTGGTGGACGAGATTCCGCTGGTCACCCTGATGACCATCATGCCCAAGGAGTACAACCTGGGCAGCTTCAAACCGCGCGACCCCTCGAAGTTCGAGACCCCGTTCTCGGCCATCTACGTGCGCCAGCTGCTGAACGGTGAGGAAGTACTGCTGCTCGATTACCTGGCGAACATCTTCCGCGTCAATGGCGAGGATCAGTTGGCCAAGTACCGGCGCAACATCGGGCAGGCATAG